The Phaeodactylum tricornutum CCAP 1055/1 chromosome 6, whole genome shotgun sequence region aaaggggacagaacgtgtttAATCTATCAGTAAGTAGCCTCATTTGGTTCCAGTATATTCTTAAATATTCAAACTACTTAAAGTAAATTCGACTCAGATGTCAACCGTTGCCAGTCAATTAACCAACAGCATTTTCTCATCTCCGCGGGTGAACAACTGTGGAAACGGCAATGGCTCCAGTTTCCAAACGGTAGGATCCGCAAAAGGCTGCTAAGCCCGAAAGTTAATCCATTCAGCTCCATAAGCAAGGTTTGAACTATTGTTAACCGCTTTCCTTCAGAGTTCTTCTATTCTCATTTCAACAAACATACCAACAGGAAAATGTGCAATTCCAGCGCAAATGACTACAATGAGCTGGAACGTAGAAATTCCCTAAGCGCCATCTGTCGATTTTCAGTACTGTTTGCCGTTCAATCAACTAGTACACATTGTCTCGGGAACAAGCCAGCCCAGCCCATTGGAGAGGTTTGCTACCAAAACAAGCCTGTTTCTTTTGTGGTGGCGGGTGGGTTGCCCTGAGATCTTTCATTGGAAGCCGTGTAATCAATATCTTAGctggaaacgtcggcatccgtgacaaattTTTGGCGTTTAGTTTGAAAACTCAATAATATACTGGTGCCAAATGAAGCTGCTTATATTGAATACGTTCTGACCCCTTTCAGAAATTTCCACttttttccatccccttcaGAGAAATTTCTCTTTTGCTGATCCGAGACTTCAATGTGGTTAGCTGTAAATTTTGTCAATACGTTTGACGAGACAAAGAGGGTTTTGCGCAATGGAAAACACAAGATGTAGGAAAAGATCCTACATAAATGGCTACAGTAATCAATAGAACGTCCTATGCGCATGCAGTTTGATAACGCTGGATTCAAATGGACAGGCCAGGCCGAGCCTCGCTGACATTTGTTAAAGCTGTCAACTGCTATTTTGCTTTCTTGTCTTGGTACCTTGCATCTAATGGAAGAGCCATACCAAAAGTGCATAGCACCTGCATGTTTTCACTGTTATTCCTTTTAAAAGAGGGTTTTTCGAAAGGTGAGGCGTCGTTTGAGTTTTCACGATTGACTTCGTTTACAATGTAAATGAGAATAAATAACCTGGCATTTCGTGGGTTTGTGGCTATTTAGATGACACATCTTTATTTCGCTTAAAAGGGTATACCTGGCTTATGAACCTTGTACTAAGCCGCGAACGGCTATTCTCTTACACAAATTTATCTTTGGAATCTCATTGGAGTCTCTACGTCGGTACCGTATAGAGACCCGAATAAGCCCTTTGAAAACATATATGTAATATTGCCTTTTCAACTCGTGACAGGGTATAGAAATCAATATCTGATTCCCGGCTTTGCTTTTCGAATTATAGACATGATCCGAGAAAACATTGCTAGAGCATAAAAATGCCATCTCGGGCTGCACGGTGCAAGATTTTTGTGGCCTCGCAAACACAGCAATGAGAGCTTCGCCGAGGACTCCTTCAAATCCACCAAGGGATGAAAGTAGCTTGTGGCTCCTTTTTGGACCTTCCTCGTTAGTCCCGAAAAATTCCTTATCCTCTCCGCTCGGCGGTCCGCTGGCGTCATTTGGTACACAGGACGAAACCGAAGAAAGAGACTTTGAAATCTACGAAGACTTTCAAATCTTGACCGCTAAACGATTTCAGAACAAGTTAGCTGCGGTGATGCAAGACGAAAAGCGATACAGAGAGTTCCAGAAAATCATGAAAGTTGGTTCAACGCATATGAGTTTGAAAGAAAATCTTGAGCACATTCTTCGAGAGCATGTCGCCCGTGAATTGGACGAAgagatggaagaaaaaagaatATTGGGTATGGGCTTTGGCGAAACAAGATAATGAACAATGTTACAATATCGGCTTTGATACTGGTATAATTCTAATGACGGACTCATGAAATACTGTTAATGCATATTTAATGTTTGAACAAAGTTAGCTTTTacaccaacaacgacaatgacTGCTTCCAACAACCAAATGGGTCCGCCGACTGTCTCCCCTAGTAGGGAGGCTATACCCTTGAAACAGATCACTACTCCGTGTCATAGTGATTACTGTGAATTGAAGTATTCCTTCATTAGAAACTTTCCAGACCGCTTAGCTCGGTTAAATCAGACTGTGACAGCATCCAGGGCTATATGAGTATACTTTCTAACCCAAACAATGGATGCAACGGATACGCGGATGATAAGTGCATTATTATCACCAGACTGTTACCCTCCAACGCAATGAGTGTTGTTGTGGTTTGCATAGTAGAGTCCATCAGACTGAGGTTCGTAGGCGGGATTGCCCGGAACGTGCTCCTCTTTGGAAACTTCATCGTTTTTCGCGGCATGGTCCACACAATTCTTTTAATTACTATAAGATCATCCGACGATGGAGATTATGATTGCAGGTAGACGATTGCCGATCAATTGGTGTTCTGCACCTGTTTGAACTTCGCACAATCGCAACAGAAAATTTGTAAGAACGGATGTTCGAAGAATACACTTCAATTTCTGCAGCGATGCGCTTTCCCAAAGTCCCTCCCACCAGCAAAATGACGGCTGCATTCTTGCACAGTACTTATCACAACGGTCGTTCTCTTGCAACCGCCAAGGGTGGGCCCAAGCTCATTGTGGGTCATTCGCGTCGGGACGTCGCTACGGCTGCCGAACGTGCTTCGACCGAAAGATCTCTTACCCGAAGTGCTCGAGGACAAAGGGCCGTCCAGTTGCTACCCACATATCTAGCCGACGCAAGATCTGTCGAGAAATACTCACCACAATATCCTAATGGTGCCCTCCAGCTAGGCGTGGCCGAGTCGCAGATGTTGGAAGACTGGCTCGTTCCTGCTCTCAACATTGATTTGAAGGTATCTCCCGACTGTATCTACTACCAACCAACCCCCGGGAGGCAAGGTTTTCGTACTGCAATGGCATCTTATATGGAGGATATGCTCGATTTGGACAAAGGCCGCATCGACACCGAAGGCCTTGTCGTCGGCGCCGGATGTAACGCCGTTTTGGAAAATCTCTGCATTTGCTTGGCTGAAGCAGGCGATGCTGTTTTAATTCCGACGCCTTATTACGCCGCGTTTGAGTTTGATCTCGTGGCCCGCGCTGATCTTTATGTACAGGCTGTAACGACCCGAGACCATCATCCTGAAGTTACTAGCTCGGATGATCCAGCGATATACTATCCTAGCGAAGCCTCTTTGGATGCTGCTTTTGAAAAGGCCCTCATTGCAGGACACGCTCCGCGTATTCTTCTTATCAGCCATCCTCAGAATCCGTTGGGCATCTGCTACCCTCCGGAAGTTATGAAAATTTGCATCAATTGGTGCCGGTCTCGACGTGTACACTTAATTTCTGATGAAATATACGCCGGTTCCATATATCGTCCGGAACTAGCCGGTTTTTCTTCTGCTCTAAAGCTGGCCGACACCCAACGGGGCCTTGGGCCCTACGTCCACTGGGTATATGCTCTTTCGAAAGATTTTGCCCTTTCCGGGCTCCGAGTTGGTGCCGTTTATTCCGAGAATTTGGAGATTCGTACTCCCATGCAAAAACTCAACGACCTTTGCCAGATTTCGTCTACAACACAGTTATGGACCGAGACTATTTTAAATCGCGTGGATGCGAAAGGGAATTCCTGGGTACATTCATTTCGGAAAGAGAATCACCGTCGATTAGAAGCTCGCATTGAAGCACTCACTTCAGTCCTTGACGAGGTCAGCATTCCGTACCTCGCTCCCACTGCGGGTCTATTTGTGTGGATTAACATGTCTCAatttttgacggaagacagTAATCTGACAGATTCAGAACGTGAGAGGAAGCTTTATTTAAGCTTAGTGCAAGAGTTTGGCATCTTATTGACACCGGGTGATTCAACTCGGAACGAGCACCCCGGGTACTTCCGCTGCGTTTTTACGGCTGCGTCAGATGAAGAGTTCGAGCTCAGTCTGATTCGCTTCCGCGCTTTCGCCAATGCGCGGCGGTAAATAgggtttactgttagctctTCGGTTGTTGCTCGGTGTACACTACTTGATCAACGAGGATTCCGACAATTGCAGTCGCTTTCCTAAGCAGCAGAGTTTTACAAGTAAACTAACTAGGTGAACTGATTACCTTagcttcaatttcatttGTTTCGTTTACCTCAGTGTCGTCAGCCTCGGGAAAGTCAGTTGGCAATCTTTCCAGGCTTTTAAATAGGAGATAGCAATGCGGTGGGTCGATCCTTCTGTAGTAGTTTTCCACCATTTCACCTTGATGAAAATTGAAGCGCTCCGTGTAGAAACGTATGGCGTCTCGATTCGAAATTTGTACATGCAGTGCGATCTCGCTTGCTATCTGATGCTCGACGCAATAATCGAGTACGGATTGAAGAAGTTGGCTACCGATATTTCGTCCTCGGTAAGCGGCCAGCACAGCCAAAGTCATGATGTAAAGTCTTCGTTTGCCATTCTTCATCTCTTCAAAGCGAGTGCAAAGTGCTCCTACGACAAACCCATTCCAGTAGGCGAACTTATTGAGTGCTTCATTGCCTCGTTTTAGTATATCTTGGTAAAAGCTCTCGTTGTACTGGATTGGGAAAGAAGCAACATTTATTTTTCGAAGCTGTACAAGTGTGAAGAAAGCACGTGAGCATAACCAACGGGGGTAAGAGGACCGAAGCGCAAGGGTTTCTACTTTCCCCCCACAATACCATCTACTGACCTGCTCCACGTTATCGGCTGTAATTGCACCAAAATCAACCTTCAGTATTTGGCACTTGCTCATAACAATTTGCGAGTTATTCCCTCGTTCGTGTCTTTCTACCATACAGAATGCAGGTTGAGTGTGTGCGGTTGACCGCGGTCTGAGGGGGGATCGTTTTTCGTAACGCTGGAATGCTCTTGCGTTCCTTGCCTACGACGTCGTCGTTTGGCTGGTCATACAACATGATCGTGTTTCTTCgtctattgactgtgagaggcGGTGTGGCGATTGCTGATGCACTACTCGCGCCATCTCAGTTTTCCCCCCTATGCGTCCACGTTTTGAAAGCGTTCCAGTTCGACTATGAATTTGAAATATCAATATGACTGATATTGACGTGGCAATAATCCAGCGCTTTTGAATTTATGACAATTTCCAGAAACTTCAAAAGTTATAACGTCATCCTCTAAGAGCCCAATTATTGATCCGGATTGTTGGAGAAAGGATATCGATAGATACACCTCAAAACGGTGAGCTGTCTCTTCCAGGTTGTACGTCAGCGCTTGGATTGACGCCATTGTCACCGCAGGAAAAAGCTGGTCGTTTCGTTGTGACTCATTGAGAGTGAAGATTCTCGTACATTGGAAAGCTTCAACCCAACCCTGGATTGGATCAGATGGAAGGGGCTACGTGCGAAAATTCGTCGTGATTATGGGAATGAGCGTGGTATCTTGTTCCAGCCGTGAGTTCGAAAAGGACCAGACCTAAATTCAAGGTGCAGATATACAGCTGCGGTGTTGACGGGGTAGGCAGAGGAACTAGTCAAAGTCTCTCGCTGCAAGGCATTGCATTTCGCCCTCATCCTGCGATTTCAATTGTGGGTTTGGCTCTcgccaaaagaaaatcaaaTGAAAAAGCGACGACAAACAGCGCGGGTCGCACCAGgcttgttgtttgttgtgATCGGTTTCCGGCTGTGTGACGTCGCGGCATGGATGCCGTTGCAGTTACCTTCTCGAAAGACCACAGCGCAACTAATGGTAGGAAATTTTGGCGGAGGAAATGAAAAGGGTGCAAAGCTGTCAACCTTGCCGAGGGACGTCAAGGAAGCCGTAAAAAGTTGCCGTGAAGCGACGCAAGAAGCTCTCAAGAATCGTATAAGTCGTATGGATATTGAGTTTCCAGTGGGTGCCAAATTCAACATAGAAAAGGGCGAAGCAAGACGCAATGCAGGAGAGACTCCTACAAAGGACGAACTAGATCGATCTGACCGCGAACTTGCACGTTTATTCGTTGACATGTTCCAACCCGTGGGTGGCGATCGGATCGCTGTGGTCTTTGCGGACGTGAGTGCTGCCGACAAGGCTCGCAAAACGTGGAAGGGAGATACGACGGCAATATGCAATATTGTCTCACTGGATCGCCGAAAATCACAGgcgagcaaaaagaaaaagaaaaactcAAAAGGTTTCGCTGCCAAGCTAGCTGCGGAGGTCGAAGGCGAAATGGACATGTCAGGGCCGTTTCGCTTGCCAGGAAAAACGGAAGTAGCCTTGTTTGTAGCTCCCGGTCCGAAAGAGCTGATTACAGTTGAAAAGATATGTCAGGAAGTTGGTATGGAGACACTTGTCGTCCTTCTCAACGCACGGCTATCGGCAGTATCGAATTTTGGTTCGGCCGCAACAGCGGAGCTTTTCTTAGGCAAATTTGAGTCTGTCTTCAGCTTGACGGCGGGCCCGCAAGATGCGGCGCCCGGATGTTTGCTCTATCGCGCGTATCCAGGTCGCTGGGTGGTGGCACGAAAACCTGCGGTAGGTCAACCGAAGGCAGTATTGGAGCAGTCTGAAAAACCGACTCCGGACCAAGTACGAGTTGCTTTTGATACATTGGAATTGACAGATATTGAGAAAGGAGTTGAGAGTGCTATTGAGAACGTCGCTGGATGGTTTCGCTAGCTCATCCGCTCGGTCTACGAAGTCTTTGCGAAACACGTACGCTAGACTTCGCTCCTTGTGATCAAACGTTGGGAATTCTAGCATCTTTGCTAACATTAAGGTAAATTCTGCTTTCAGATACTGCCAACAACATGGTTTACAGACGAAAAGGTCGCGGCATAGTCTTCTATTGCTGTGCTTCACAATCATGTGTTAGTCCATGAACATGCTCCTATCAAAGGCAACATGGCTCACGCGAAGTGCGGGAGTGTCTACATAGAAAGTAGAGCTGTCATTAGACGTCGATGATTTGTTCTCTTTCTAAGACAATGAATGCAGACTTTCAAGGCGTAGAGGATCCGGACAAGAAATAACTTATGTGTTTGTATAACAACATGCATTTTTCGAAGGCAATACAGCTCGTGCGGAAGTGCGAAGGCGTCTACAAAGCAAAGCAGACCTGTCAGTAGAGGCAATCATTTGTATCTTTGAAAGACAATGGTTGAAGCCATATAGGATGTAGAGGATCCCCACAAGCTATCCCGTAAGTGTGTGGCACCAGAGCAATGCCCCAATGGCCAATGACAAATTAAATGGTCGATACTTTCGCTGCCTTGTATTTTGCAATAGACACAGTACTCCTTATCCTGTCAAAATCCAATATACATTCAACCATCAAGTCTTGTAGCCTTGATTGCGCAAGTGTGTATTTTTTTTCAGGACGGCGCTATCCATATGAAACAGATGGTCTTCGCTTCCCATAAATATAGAGGATATTAATGATCTCTACAACGTCCAGCTTGGAGCAGTTCTTGAAGCATCAACGAGGCCTTGCATTTGTTAAGAATTACAGTAAAGGCTCTGGTGCGCTCTTTGAAAGATGAGAGCATTTGCCAACACGCTCAAAAGGGTGCCGACCCCTAGCACCGCCAGTTCATTTAAAAGTTTGGAATCTACGGAGTAACAGGTGTCGCAGCCTGAATCAATCAGACCTTCTCCAAACGTTGGAACTTCCAGAACGGCAAAGATGGTACTGACGAAAACAACTTCCGCACAATTCCAAGCAAAGGAAATCTCCGCGAGGAATAGTATCTTACGCAACGCAGCTCCTTTCCAGGGTGCCCAAAGCAACACTGCAAATAGAATGAACGAGCCGATTGGGGCTGCCATTGCTAACGTGAACCAGATTATTTGCAACCACGTCTGCGCGCGGTCGTCTGGATGTTGGCCGGCGTCGGAAAGGTCCCGGCCAACGTCAATCAACGAGTAGTCAACGGGTGCGATCTCAAGATTGCCGCGAGAATTCAGAATGCGAAACATGCCAATGCAACAACCAGCAAAATAGATGCCCGCAGCAGCCAAAAGTAGAAATGACATCAGCAAAGTCCGTATTGTCGCGATACCCGCAATATTCTGTAGCCCTTGCAGATTTGAAGTGATCGTTCCGTACACAATCCTTCTATGATGGAACAAAATAGCATGCGTGCCAATCAAGCTCAGCATTGTCGccgcaacaaatccaaaaaatcCCCATCGTGGTGCAATCCACACCTCCAAAGTTGGACCGCCTAGGGGTATAGTTGCCCGAAAGACGACCATGATTTCAATAAACACGACAACGTCCACAAAGCTCCATTTGCCGAGTACATCTAGCAACACCAGCAATCGTTCTCTACCTCTCGCTGTTCGAAATGGCCACATCCAGGCATATAAAGAAAGCAGTAGTTTGACGTACGGCCACATAATACTTGTAACAACAATGAGAATGGCCAAGCCGTAGGATCCCAAGTTCCATAATTCTTTGACCGACGTGAAAACGGAAGCTTCCAGCAAAACCTGCTCCCGCGCTTTTGTGAAATTGTCGTTAGCGGAGGGAACAACTTTTGTCAGAGCGACGACACCGCTACCAATATCGGAGGTAAGCAGTAAGGACAACACTGCCAGTAAGTAGATCACGATACCATACCGCCAATAGACGCTAACGGATTCGTTCCGGAAGTGCGCCGggaattttttttcttcttcgagtCCTTCTTCATCCTAGTCGAATTAAAAATGCTGTATGAGACATATGCATATTTTATCAGCATTTGTAGTACATCGTACATTTACGCTGTTGTAAGCCCTCGATTGTACGGCTGGCAAAGACACGTACTACTTGAGCTCGCGCCGATGCCACGCTTTGACAACTCCGAACGGAAACGTCTTGAGAGCTGCCTCTTTGTAAGTTGATGGTGTCGTGCGGCATGGTGAATGCACTTGACTTGACCTGAAATAGACTAGGAAAGCAGTTATGTTCGGAGATAAACCTCACTCAGCCCTCTGGATCAGAGAGAAAACGGACGGGAGTgggtgacagtgaataaaATTCCCATCGATCAGCCAGGGTCAAATCTGTGCAGGACTCGTTTAGAATGACAAAATCCTGCTTTCAGGAAGATTGCGCTTATGCGTCACTTGCAATTAGGAATTGCGTCGTTTGTGACACAAGGAATATAATCACGTCTATGTGTTTCAATACAAATGCTATGTCACTGTCGTTGAAATTTCCGATTTGTGACGTGGTTACCTAGTTTATGCTTATGATAGTATTCGTCGTTTTCCTGTTCACAGCCGCACAACTTGCCGAAATTCAACTCCGTGGACGGTGAACAGGGCAGGGCAGTCCATACGGCCAGTATACCAAAACGCAGATGCCGGCCGACTCCAAATCGGTGTTGTTTGATTCTAACAAGGAACTTTGTCCGGACTAGCGCTTTAAAGCACGTAAGGAATGCGTACATAAATCGCAATGATCACACATTGGTCGCAAGCTCCAATTGTGTTTTGGATGCTGCTACATATTCTGCCGCAacatcagcaacaacaaacaacccACGCCTGGTCGGCTTGTCCCTTTTCTCTCGAGCCCCACGTTCACAGCCGATCTCGTGTGAAAAGACTAGGTTTGGCAGTGTCGGACGATGAGAGCACGTTGGTGGCGCAATTGCTGGATCATCTGTGGAAGTCGGATCCGTTCACCACGGTGGAGGCGATCATGAGCAGAgcgttggtgttggaaaCCAAAAGATCCGTCAATGACGACGGTTCGGCGTTCATTGGAGACGAGGGCAATCCCTACGATTTTTCTGAATACATTAATGGCTTTGATCTCTTATACCAAGGAGTTTTCGTCAGACCACCTCCTCTGTACTGCGCTTCGCAAGCTCGAACCCGTCGAAAGTGCAGTTTCCGACTGGATCTTGCATATTTCGGGTCCGACTTTTGCGGTTGGCAAAGACAAGCACAGTCGAAGAAGCCTTCGGTACAAAAAATTGTGGAGGATGCAATGCAGGATGCCTTGGGTTATGCGGTGAACGTTCGCGTTGCCGGTCGTACCGACGCTGGTGTTCACGCTCTCGGTCAAATCGGGCGAGTCCGAACTTTTCCCAATGTGACAGCGGCCGATTTGCAGGAAATCCTCAGCTCAGCCTCAAAACGACACCGACCCGACATGCGTTGGAAGTGCTGGAGCGTTGTAGCCGTTGATGAAAAATTCCATCCAACATTTGGTACCACGTCACGGTCGTACCTATACATGATCGATACTACTAGGTTGGAAAATATTGTTCCTCAAGCGGACTCGGAGCAGTTGGCCGATCGCATGGACAGAAAACTGCACCACATACAAGGACGGTCCCTAGATTTTGTGGGATTAAGCTACGGAAAAGTTGTTACCGAAACAACTCATTGTACGCTTCACCGCGCCAAAGCCCGCGTCACGAAAGTGGGAGGATCCGAGGTTTTGGTTGTTGAGCTCACAGGAGATAGATTCTTACGTCGCATGGTCCGTATACTGGTGGCTACCGCTTTGATTGAAGTCGTCCGACAACCCACCGATGATGAATCGCTTTTGGGCATTGTTCAAAGTAGGGATCGGGGCTTGGCCGCTCCTCCAGCTCCGGCCGCTGGATTAATTTTTCTGACTTGCGATTTGTCGCAAGGCTCAAAAGTAAGTGCAACGGGATCATAGCTGTGAGAAATTAAACAcaccttactgttagctgCCATTGGCACTATCATTGCCTACATTTGCATTGTGGCTTGTAAATGCATTCACGGACAGCTTCCTACAGCGCTTTCGATTTCTCGAGCTGGTGGAAGGTACGGTATTTCCATTTTACAGTAGGATAGTTTGGCGCGAACATCTCGGCACGGATTTATTGTGGAGCAATGTATTGTGTCGATTCGCGGTCTGTGTTGAGCGAGACCTCTTGACGAAAAAAAATCGACAATGGTTACAATTCTACTAGGCATCCTGAGACTTGTGGTACGCCGCCATGCTTTGGCATAGGAGCTCGCCTTCTGAAGGGCAGTCTTCTTCCTGATCCTTATGTATATGACGACAACATGGTGAAAGCTTCCGGTACTGTAGCATATTCTGACGACGATCCTCACATCGTTAAACCTAAATCTATCCTACGAAGCTCGTCCGTTTCCGAGCACGGGAAGGCTGCTGCAGTTGAAGCTGGTGGCAGCAGTTCTCTGCCGAACTCATTTGAACTGAGTCAGGTATTGAATCCTCCTTCCAATGTGCCTGAGGTTGGTCGGTAAGGGAAACAACATACAGCTCTACGCTTCAATCATTTTTGATGGAAGCTCATTCTTCccttttgttttccttcaAACACAGGAATCGTGCAATATCATGGGATTTGAAATTTAGTGGTGGTTTGCAGCATGCAGAATCATTCAATGATGACATATCACAAGTAACAGAGAACGAT contains the following coding sequences:
- a CDS encoding predicted protein; protein product: MRASPRTPSNPPRDESSLWLLFGPSSLVPKNSLSSPLGGPLASFGTQDETEERDFEIYEDFQILTAKRFQNKLAAVMQDEKRYREFQKIMKVGSTHMSLKENLEHILREHVARELDEEMEEKRILGMGFGETR
- a CDS encoding 1-aminocyclopropane-1-carboxylate synthase (Probable 1- aminocyclopropane-1-carboxylate synthase, a lyase that catalyses an alpha, gama elimination. S-adenosyl-L-methionine =1-aminocyclopropane-1-carboxylate+ methylthioadenosine), whose translation is MFEEYTSISAAMRFPKVPPTSKMTAAFLHSTYHNGRSLATAKGGPKLIVGHSRRDVATAAERASTERSLTRSARGQRAVQLLPTYLADARSVEKYSPQYPNGALQLGVAESQMLEDWLVPALNIDLKVSPDCIYYQPTPGRQGFRTAMASYMEDMLDLDKGRIDTEGLVVGAGCNAVLENLCICLAEAGDAVLIPTPYYAAFEFDLVARADLYVQAVTTRDHHPEVTSSDDPAIYYPSEASLDAAFEKALIAGHAPRILLISHPQNPLGICYPPEVMKICINWCRSRRVHLISDEIYAGSIYRPELAGFSSALKLADTQRGLGPYVHWVYALSKDFALSGLRVGAVYSENLEIRTPMQKLNDLCQISSTTQLWTETILNRVDAKGNSWVHSFRKENHRRLEARIEALTSVLDEVSIPYLAPTAGLFVWINMSQFLTEDSNLTDSERERKLYLSLVQEFGILLTPGDSTRNEHPGYFRCVFTAASDEEFELSLIRFRAFANARR
- a CDS encoding predicted protein, which produces LVQLRKINVASFPIQYNESFYQDILKRGNEALNKFAYWNGFVVGALCTRFEEMKNGKRRLYIMTLAVLAAYRGRNIGSQLLQSVLDYCVEHQIASEIALHVQISNRDAIRFYTERFNFHQGEMVENYYRRIDPPHCYLLFKSL
- a CDS encoding predicted protein → MKKRRQTARVAPGLLFVVIGFRLCDVAAWMPLQLPSRKTTAQLMVGNFGGGNEKGAKLSTLPRDVKEAVKSCREATQEALKNRISRMDIEFPVGAKFNIEKGEARRNAGETPTKDELDRSDRELARLFVDMFQPVGGDRIAVVFADVSAADKARKTWKGDTTAICNIVSLDRRKSQASKKKKKNSKGFAAKLAAEVEGEMDMSGPFRLPGKTEVALFVAPGPKELITVEKICQEVGMETLVVLLNARLSAVSNFGSAATAELFLGKFESVFSLTAGPQDAAPGCLLYRAYPGRWVVARKPAVGQPKAVLEQSEKPTPDQVRVAFDTLELTDIEKGVESAIENVAGWFR
- a CDS encoding hypothetical protein (Hypothetical protein, no alignments with other genes or protein domains, possible peroxidase-like domain, good EST evidence), whose amino-acid sequence is MPHDTINLQRGSSQDVSVRSCQSVASARAQVDEEGLEEEKKFPAHFRNESVSVYWRYGIVIYLLAVLSLLLTSDIGSGVVALTKVVPSANDNFTKAREQVLLEASVFTSVKELWNLGSYGLAILIVVTSIMWPYVKLLLSLYAWMWPFRTARGRERLLVLLDVLGKWSFVDVVVFIEIMVVFRATIPLGGPTLEVWIAPRWGFFGFVAATMLSLIGTHAILFHHRRIVYGTITSNLQGLQNIAGIATIRTLLMSFLLLAAAGIYFAGCCIGMFRILNSRGNLEIAPVDYSLIDVGRDLSDAGQHPDDRAQTWLQIIWFTLAMAAPIGSFILFAVLLWAPWKGAALRKILFLAEISFAWNCAEVVFVSTIFAVLEVPTFGEGLIDSGCDTCYSVDSKLLNELAVLGVGTLLSVLANALIFQRAHQSLYCNS
- a CDS encoding predicted protein, with amino-acid sequence LDLAYFGSDFCGWQRQAQSKKPSVQKIVEDAMQDALGYAVNVRVAGRTDAGVHALGQIGRVRT